The DNA region TCCCAATCCCTTATTGCGAATTCACGCGAACAATTTTTGGATATTTTCACTTCTATGGTTGTGTTAACAGGGATATTACTTGCTTATTTCAAAATCCCTTATGCAGAAGGCAGTATCATCATTTTAATTTCTATTCTCCTTATTAAATTAGGTGTTGAAAACATTTGGACATCTCTTTTAATCCTGATGGATGCAAATCTGGACCCTGAACTGCAAGTTGAAATCGAAAAAAAAGTAAATGAGATATATGGTGTCAAAGGTGTTAGCTCCATTAAAATTCGTCAGTCTGGCCCTTTTAAGATGGTCGAATGTGTCATTGCCACTAAGCCATCGCTATCTTTATACCAAGCCCATGAATTGGCAAACAAAATCGAAGATCTTATCGAAAAAAACCATAAACATATCGAATCTGTTTTTATCCATGTTGAGCCAATGAAGGATAAAACTCTTTTGGCGATGATCCCAGTCAAAAACATTGAAGGCCTTGATTCTGAAATCCATGGTCATTGTGCTCGAGCGCCTTATTTTATTATTGTTAAATTAAGAGACAAACAAATAGAGATTGAAGATTTTTTTGTAAATGAATTCTTTAAAGAAAAAAAACATATCGGTGTGAAGATTGCAAGAATTGCTGTTAAGTACAAACTGGATTTGCTGTTTACAGCCAGCATTGGTGAAATATCATT from Desulfobacterales bacterium includes:
- a CDS encoding cation diffusion facilitator family transporter gives rise to the protein MKNKIENLKRGRRIAFISSFVTFLSALVKGIVGYLFNSPVLIADAFHSGSDLLTHFASAMGLWIATRAKTTKFPYGLYRAETIACLVIGGLIIMVGIGLFWDGFQKLLTLDAVTTFPAIPIAASLFSTTAAIIVAKMESKVGKSIGSQSLIANSREQFLDIFTSMVVLTGILLAYFKIPYAEGSIIILISILLIKLGVENIWTSLLILMDANLDPELQVEIEKKVNEIYGVKGVSSIKIRQSGPFKMVECVIATKPSLSLYQAHELANKIEDLIEKNHKHIESVFIHVEPMKDKTLLAMIPVKNIEGLDSEIHGHCARAPYFIIVKLRDKQIEIEDFFVNEFFKEKKHIGVKIARIAVKYKLDLLFTASIGEISFHMLKDNLIDIYKADEGLKVKEIINSYHLNQLQILTDPTHSIEESLVSR